Proteins co-encoded in one Leptospira inadai serovar Lyme str. 10 genomic window:
- a CDS encoding Crp/Fnr family transcriptional regulator — MALDTSIPNQKVTIPAGTTLFSEGSAVNSLNVLHSGALRYVIEGPKGRKLELFKLSGANLTPGATALFAGGRYPCTIIAEQECILSTYVMSPSTVARSLAARSSLGIMVGRSLLREITELFKRTNQLRKIASDLGKSNDNFSLLYYQFNPGVFPDIKPGQPINEPGSDIVDPILRLARENLKNYFENGGLLPERPTPTYIDEDHSQQLLKYYPEEIEFQDSEFNFLRKLILADPNLLAQLFTPDPTMVSYICEKLGKVQNDLTGSTKVVLEELEEVFRFLLGGDESIAEKFYLILDMTANGYSTAPPEFVVPVLQTLSQKIEKALAGHQSLFGTGMPNPSPNLRSFIEKTVGLSKKYEVLPQTQSASTNGSIDVDSSADATAIRKELQNSASTIIQYSGLGGDAIKEFSALMVKLKSMKNPLESDNDTRKLRRSITKIYFDIYAGCFQKYLNTNKNVPKPVDLMLKYGFFDETLLDDSQLVFMSTFKDAITSVSDIPIHYGTEWLERIYKREAPTSLDELGQNFFDKVKMDNRNAVFKKESDLPPDIDNPEARLKFEFGAMYEANVRLTTGSLATYLPILTKFHSQIPLGKAYVTKKMLTDAIHDVMGIDFSVFNREVIYNNPEMGINKEFVQKAVIPDFIIVPSIGSKIMMWQELSVHRGSGSKESRGRIVLPVFVQGDLKSLLIDAFAAFRWELCKSILGPEWNNVGNPSITADYMDYVQFYKKNKDLSIEVKEKLAAEFKRFRNERDIFANDYQLWIKYESESVQRLNRVVRSIFYRHIPFSRPIREKVSKMPAFSEINNRFINIRSRKFTELENRYKKYINALGSLPDPLRENLEFYRV; from the coding sequence ATGGCCTTAGATACAAGTATTCCAAACCAAAAAGTAACTATTCCGGCAGGAACCACTCTCTTTTCGGAGGGATCGGCGGTAAATTCTCTCAATGTTTTACATAGCGGCGCTTTACGATACGTAATCGAGGGTCCCAAGGGTAGGAAATTAGAGCTTTTCAAACTTTCCGGAGCGAATCTTACACCGGGTGCGACCGCCTTATTTGCAGGGGGGCGATACCCATGCACGATCATCGCCGAGCAGGAATGCATTTTATCCACTTATGTTATGTCGCCATCGACTGTTGCCCGTTCCCTCGCGGCACGTTCCTCGCTTGGAATTATGGTCGGTAGATCATTACTCAGGGAGATCACCGAACTTTTTAAGCGGACCAATCAACTCAGGAAAATTGCGTCGGATCTAGGAAAATCGAACGATAATTTTTCCCTTCTTTATTATCAATTCAATCCGGGAGTTTTTCCGGATATTAAGCCGGGCCAGCCTATTAACGAACCCGGTTCGGATATTGTGGATCCGATCCTTAGACTGGCTCGAGAAAATTTAAAGAACTACTTCGAAAACGGCGGTTTGTTACCGGAACGACCGACCCCTACCTACATTGACGAGGATCATTCTCAGCAATTGTTAAAATATTATCCGGAAGAAATTGAATTTCAAGATTCGGAATTTAATTTCCTTCGAAAGCTGATTCTTGCGGATCCAAACCTACTGGCGCAATTGTTTACGCCCGATCCCACGATGGTTTCCTATATTTGCGAAAAGTTGGGAAAAGTTCAAAACGATTTAACCGGAAGCACGAAGGTCGTATTGGAAGAATTGGAGGAAGTCTTTCGATTCTTATTAGGAGGAGATGAAAGCATCGCCGAAAAATTCTATTTAATTTTAGATATGACTGCAAACGGTTATTCGACTGCCCCGCCCGAATTCGTCGTCCCGGTTCTGCAAACTCTATCTCAAAAAATCGAAAAAGCATTAGCGGGGCATCAGTCCCTGTTTGGCACCGGGATGCCGAACCCTTCGCCCAATTTACGCAGCTTTATCGAAAAAACCGTCGGACTTTCGAAAAAATATGAAGTTTTACCCCAAACCCAATCGGCCTCTACGAACGGATCTATCGACGTGGACTCGTCGGCAGACGCGACAGCGATACGAAAAGAACTTCAAAATTCCGCATCCACGATCATCCAGTATTCCGGTCTGGGCGGAGACGCAATAAAAGAATTCTCCGCTCTCATGGTAAAGCTAAAGTCCATGAAAAATCCGTTGGAATCGGATAATGATACGAGGAAACTGCGAAGATCCATTACGAAAATCTATTTTGATATCTATGCTGGATGTTTTCAAAAATATTTAAATACGAATAAGAACGTTCCTAAGCCGGTCGATCTGATGCTCAAATACGGATTTTTTGACGAGACTCTTTTGGACGATTCTCAACTCGTATTTATGTCCACGTTCAAGGATGCGATCACCTCCGTTTCGGATATTCCGATTCATTATGGAACCGAATGGTTAGAAAGGATTTATAAACGGGAAGCACCGACATCCCTTGATGAATTGGGACAAAATTTCTTTGATAAAGTGAAAATGGATAATAGAAATGCCGTTTTCAAAAAAGAATCCGATCTCCCTCCCGATATCGATAATCCCGAAGCGCGATTAAAATTCGAATTCGGTGCGATGTACGAAGCGAATGTTAGGCTAACGACCGGATCTCTTGCTACTTATCTACCGATTCTGACTAAATTCCATTCTCAAATTCCTCTCGGGAAAGCTTACGTTACGAAAAAGATGCTTACGGATGCCATTCACGACGTCATGGGTATCGACTTCTCGGTATTTAATCGGGAAGTGATCTACAATAATCCGGAAATGGGCATTAATAAAGAATTCGTGCAAAAAGCAGTCATTCCCGATTTCATTATAGTGCCTTCCATCGGAAGTAAAATCATGATGTGGCAGGAACTATCCGTCCACAGGGGGTCCGGTTCGAAAGAAAGTCGGGGTCGCATCGTTTTACCGGTATTCGTGCAAGGAGATTTAAAATCGCTTCTCATCGATGCGTTTGCCGCCTTCCGATGGGAACTCTGCAAAAGTATTTTAGGGCCGGAGTGGAATAACGTAGGAAATCCTTCGATCACAGCCGATTATATGGACTACGTTCAGTTCTATAAAAAGAACAAGGATCTCTCGATCGAAGTGAAGGAGAAGCTGGCCGCGGAATTTAAACGTTTCAGGAACGAGCGGGATATATTCGCGAATGATTATCAGCTCTGGATCAAGTATGAGTCGGAAAGCGTGCAACGATTGAACCGTGTGGTGCGCAGCATTTTCTATAGACATATCCCATTTTCGCGGCCGATTCGGGAAAAAGTTTCTAAGATGCCTGCATTTAGCGAAATTAATAACAGATTCATTAACATTCGGAGTCGGAAATTTACGGAGTTAGAAAACCGTTATAAAAAATATATTAACGCACTTGGATCACTGCCCGATCCGTTGCGTGAAAATCTCGAATTCTATAGAGTTTGA
- a CDS encoding alcohol dehydrogenase, giving the protein MKRVQLIDFGKPLVLNIAPDPIPEDNEVLLEVLACGVCHSDLHIREGYYELGSGKKMWVKDRGVSLPLTPGHEVVGRILKIGSKVAGVFVGELFLVYPWIGCDVCSECQADLPHLCASPKSLGVYQDGGYSDRILVPDKKWLIPIGNLKPEVACSYACAGLTAFSALKKALPLSEKETLVIIGAGGLGFFAAQIVRCLTNANIIFLDVDSDRLKKIGEFDSSFHTILSSAGEAEIRKSIGASGAKSIVDFVNNSETAALAFSLLSKNGKQICVGLFGGEVTLQTPIIALKNLKIQGSYTGSPSELTELLSLVSNNRLLPVPIHLASLNDANSILDSMAGGKGVGRTVLIPTS; this is encoded by the coding sequence TTGAAGCGAGTTCAGTTAATCGATTTCGGAAAACCTCTCGTTTTGAATATAGCGCCCGATCCAATTCCGGAAGACAACGAAGTCTTGCTCGAAGTTCTGGCTTGCGGAGTCTGCCATTCCGATCTGCATATTCGGGAAGGTTATTACGAATTGGGATCGGGGAAAAAAATGTGGGTGAAAGATCGCGGCGTATCGCTTCCTTTAACACCCGGTCATGAGGTTGTCGGAAGGATACTGAAAATCGGATCAAAAGTAGCTGGAGTTTTTGTCGGTGAACTTTTTTTAGTTTATCCATGGATCGGATGTGACGTCTGCTCGGAATGCCAGGCCGATTTACCGCATCTTTGCGCGTCGCCGAAATCCTTAGGAGTGTATCAAGATGGGGGCTATTCGGATCGCATTTTGGTTCCCGACAAAAAATGGCTGATTCCGATCGGAAATTTGAAACCGGAAGTTGCCTGCTCCTATGCTTGTGCCGGATTGACGGCATTCAGCGCTTTAAAGAAAGCGTTGCCATTATCGGAAAAAGAAACCTTAGTAATCATCGGAGCCGGAGGCCTAGGTTTTTTTGCAGCGCAGATTGTTCGGTGTCTAACGAACGCCAATATTATTTTCTTGGATGTCGATTCGGATCGATTGAAAAAAATAGGGGAATTTGATTCGTCGTTTCATACGATACTCTCGAGCGCGGGCGAGGCCGAGATCCGTAAGTCGATCGGAGCATCCGGTGCAAAGTCCATCGTTGATTTCGTAAATAACTCCGAGACGGCCGCACTGGCATTTTCGCTATTAAGCAAGAATGGGAAACAAATTTGTGTCGGGTTATTCGGGGGTGAAGTCACTTTACAAACCCCGATCATCGCCCTCAAGAATCTTAAAATACAAGGTAGTTACACGGGGTCTCCGAGCGAACTTACGGAATTGTTGAGCTTGGTATCTAATAACCGATTACTTCCGGTTCCCATTCATTTAGCCTCGTTAAACGACGCGAATTCGATCTTGGATTCCATGGCAGGCGGGAAAGGAGTAGGGAGAACCGTTCTTATCCCGACGAGTTAA
- a CDS encoding alpha/beta hydrolase: protein MELAPEMADYVQKILSLGLKGFSEGTPRQRREGYSAIRSLLGEGPEMSDISDTSILTSNGKLIVRNYIPKNEIRSRILYFHGGGWVVGNLNDFDPFARLLANGTSSSVSLVDYRLAPEFPFPAAIEDATLALEWIATREDREKFPLVVAGDSAGGNLASVIVREARDKKWPKIDLQVLIYPVTDANFETHSYKTFEQGPGLTRKDMEWFWNQYIPDKSKRNDPRASPLQAESLRDLPPTIIFTAGLDPLRDDGELYADRLASEGVPTYFKRFDGYTHGFFTKANILSAPAEGIREISNIIEGMIQGESNQRLSFSGKNYHETGETL from the coding sequence ATGGAATTAGCTCCGGAGATGGCAGACTACGTGCAAAAGATTTTATCCTTGGGGTTGAAAGGATTTAGTGAAGGAACTCCTCGCCAGAGGAGGGAAGGATACTCCGCGATTCGGTCCCTTTTAGGAGAAGGGCCGGAGATGAGCGACATTTCCGATACTTCGATTTTAACTTCAAACGGAAAGCTAATCGTAAGAAATTACATTCCGAAAAATGAAATTCGCTCCCGCATTCTTTATTTCCATGGAGGCGGTTGGGTCGTCGGAAATTTGAATGATTTTGATCCGTTTGCAAGGTTATTAGCGAACGGAACTTCAAGCTCGGTTTCTCTCGTCGATTATCGACTTGCTCCCGAGTTTCCATTCCCTGCCGCAATCGAGGATGCGACTCTTGCTTTAGAATGGATTGCCACGCGGGAAGATCGGGAAAAATTTCCCCTGGTCGTGGCTGGCGACAGTGCGGGAGGAAATCTTGCCTCCGTTATTGTGAGAGAAGCTAGAGATAAAAAATGGCCGAAGATCGATCTGCAAGTTTTAATTTATCCCGTAACTGATGCTAATTTCGAAACTCATTCCTACAAAACCTTTGAACAAGGACCCGGACTTACTCGAAAGGATATGGAATGGTTTTGGAATCAATATATTCCAGACAAGAGTAAACGAAACGATCCCAGGGCCTCGCCTCTACAAGCCGAAAGCTTGCGAGATCTCCCTCCGACGATTATCTTTACGGCCGGGTTGGATCCTCTGAGAGATGACGGAGAATTATATGCGGATCGGTTGGCCTCCGAAGGCGTGCCGACTTATTTTAAACGTTTCGACGGTTATACGCATGGCTTCTTTACGAAGGCAAATATCTTATCCGCGCCTGCGGAAGGAATCCGGGAAATTTCAAATATAATCGAGGGAATGATTCAGGGTGAGTCGAATCAGCGCCTTTCATTCAGTGGGAAAAACTATCATGAGACGGGTGAAACACTTTGA
- a CDS encoding tetratricopeptide repeat protein, which yields MESLTPEDKLEASKFFYKIGDLDRSEFLLKSFLEQTEDHEAYFFLGLIENQRSNWQKGLYYFYRSVETNSEYGNPCNEIGILLLRLGRERESVYWLKKSLRCRLNDAPHISLFNLATLYKIWNRPERSLQYLHKAIVIKPDFEEAKRLREELNSAF from the coding sequence TTGGAAAGTCTGACACCTGAAGATAAGCTTGAAGCCTCAAAATTCTTTTATAAAATCGGAGATTTGGATCGTTCCGAATTTCTACTGAAATCCTTCCTAGAACAAACGGAAGATCATGAAGCATATTTTTTCTTGGGATTAATCGAAAACCAGAGGTCAAACTGGCAAAAAGGTCTCTATTATTTTTACCGATCGGTGGAAACGAATTCGGAATACGGTAATCCGTGCAATGAGATAGGCATACTGCTCCTCCGATTGGGAAGAGAAAGGGAGTCTGTTTATTGGCTGAAGAAATCCCTGCGTTGCCGATTAAACGACGCTCCTCACATTTCACTTTTCAACTTGGCAACGTTATATAAAATTTGGAATCGCCCGGAACGCTCTCTTCAATACCTACATAAAGCGATCGTAATCAAGCCAGATTTCGAAGAGGCAAAACGTTTACGGGAAGAATTGAACTCGGCGTTCTGA
- the dxs gene encoding 1-deoxy-D-xylulose-5-phosphate synthase has translation MQQQQPNLDGIRIPADLRKLPLEELPRLCAEVRNYIIDTLSGIGGHFASNLGVVELTVALHYVFDTPNDRLIWDVGHQTYPHKILTGRKDKLSTVRKFKGLSGFPKREESVYDLYNTGHAGTSISQALGEAVARDLTGKNYNVVAIIGDASIATGMALEALNHAGHLKKDLLVILNDNYMSISKNVGSISSYLNNIISSHFYLNWKRIFYTFLKWFPIVGPAMESFFKKVEKGFKDVFTPGGLFEDLGFGYIGPEDGHDVIRLVTMLRKLKTMKGPVLFHVITQKGKGYSPAEKDPIKYHGVTPFRKEDGAMDSGDDSKISYSKIVGKVLTQLTEKNPKIAAITPAMIEGSGLGEYVAKFPDHVFDVGIAEQHSVAFAGAMTNGDIIPYMCIYSTFLTRAMDQLVEDVSLMNLPVRFVIDRAGCVGPDGETHQGLFDLNYLLSLPNMDVFVPSSGQDLVDSLRFLETYDKSPIAIRFPKASVDISGLDFSSKLELNPGSFRVLRRGSDIAILSIGSMLDEAKKAAAFLENEGLSVALIDLVWLRPLGKEALDEELSKVRYFTILDESYVDGGASGYLLNRISPEYLSRFLKTFGFPSEPIHHGERKEIFLEYGLDGAAIARSLLGLVKKEVMHGKHN, from the coding sequence ATGCAACAGCAACAACCGAATCTCGATGGCATCCGTATTCCCGCGGACCTCAGAAAACTTCCATTGGAGGAGTTGCCCCGGCTCTGTGCCGAGGTTCGAAACTATATTATAGATACCCTTTCGGGAATCGGCGGTCATTTTGCCAGCAATCTCGGAGTAGTCGAGCTTACCGTAGCATTGCATTACGTTTTCGATACGCCGAATGATCGTTTGATTTGGGACGTCGGTCATCAAACCTACCCGCATAAAATTCTAACAGGCAGGAAGGATAAACTTTCCACCGTTCGAAAATTCAAAGGCTTATCCGGTTTTCCGAAACGGGAAGAGTCGGTTTACGATTTGTACAATACGGGTCATGCCGGTACGTCGATTTCCCAAGCGTTAGGTGAGGCGGTTGCGAGAGATCTGACCGGCAAAAATTATAACGTAGTAGCGATTATCGGAGATGCCTCGATCGCTACCGGCATGGCCTTGGAAGCCTTAAATCATGCAGGCCATTTAAAGAAGGATCTCCTTGTCATTCTGAACGATAATTATATGTCGATTTCTAAGAATGTCGGATCGATTTCGAGTTATTTAAATAATATTATAAGTTCCCATTTTTATTTGAATTGGAAAAGGATATTTTATACTTTTTTAAAGTGGTTTCCGATTGTGGGTCCGGCAATGGAAAGTTTTTTCAAAAAGGTGGAAAAGGGATTCAAGGACGTTTTTACTCCCGGCGGTTTATTCGAAGATTTAGGTTTCGGATATATAGGTCCCGAAGACGGCCACGACGTGATTCGACTCGTTACCATGCTTCGCAAACTTAAAACGATGAAAGGACCCGTATTATTTCATGTGATCACCCAAAAAGGGAAAGGATATAGCCCGGCCGAAAAGGATCCGATTAAATACCATGGAGTGACTCCATTTAGAAAAGAAGATGGAGCTATGGATTCGGGAGACGATTCTAAAATTTCTTATTCCAAGATCGTCGGAAAAGTATTAACCCAATTAACGGAAAAAAATCCGAAAATAGCCGCGATTACTCCCGCGATGATCGAAGGATCCGGTCTCGGAGAGTATGTTGCCAAATTCCCGGATCATGTTTTTGACGTCGGAATTGCCGAGCAACATTCGGTTGCGTTCGCCGGAGCCATGACGAACGGGGATATCATTCCTTATATGTGCATTTACTCCACCTTCTTGACCAGGGCGATGGATCAGTTAGTCGAAGACGTTTCGCTTATGAATTTACCGGTGCGTTTCGTGATTGATCGTGCGGGCTGCGTGGGTCCGGACGGGGAGACTCATCAAGGGCTATTCGATTTGAATTATCTTTTATCTTTACCGAATATGGATGTTTTTGTCCCTTCTTCCGGACAGGATTTGGTGGATTCCCTTCGCTTCTTGGAGACGTACGATAAATCTCCGATCGCAATCCGATTCCCGAAAGCTTCGGTGGATATTTCCGGTTTGGATTTTTCTTCGAAACTCGAGCTAAATCCGGGTTCGTTTAGAGTATTGCGCAGGGGATCGGATATCGCGATTCTCTCGATCGGTTCCATGCTAGATGAAGCTAAAAAAGCGGCCGCATTTTTAGAGAACGAAGGCCTCTCCGTCGCGCTTATCGATTTGGTATGGTTAAGACCGCTTGGAAAGGAAGCGTTGGATGAGGAACTTTCGAAAGTCCGATATTTTACCATTTTGGATGAGAGCTATGTGGATGGCGGAGCATCCGGTTATCTTCTAAATAGAATTTCACCGGAATATCTTTCCAGATTCTTGAAAACGTTCGGCTTTCCGTCGGAACCGATTCATCACGGAGAACGAAAAGAAATCTTTCTCGAATACGGATTAGATGGTGCCGCGATTGCTAGATCTTTGTTAGGTTTGGTAAAGAAGGAAGTCATGCACGGAAAACATAATTAA